The Primulina tabacum isolate GXHZ01 chromosome 1, ASM2559414v2, whole genome shotgun sequence genome contains the following window.
ATAAAATTTGGGAGCAAATTAAATGTGATGTGCATGCATGTCCAAGCTGTTcagatgaaaaatatatttggtGCTTAAGgaaccaatatatatatattttctcaaTTGTAACAAGGTGGTCAGTCATAGCGGCACAATTACCAGGGAGAACGGATAATGATATCAAGAATTACTGGAACACCAAGCTAAAGAAGAAGCTGATGTTGGGAATTGTTCCATCAAAATCGTCACCATTTTCAGGAACCCTTCAAGCTTTGATTCCTCAGTCTCCATCTCTACGTAATCTGTCGGAATTGTTCAGAGATTGCACCTCCATTTACACTACCGAGGTTTCTAAATCTCTCCCCAACACTGTACCCATTCCAGACCCACCAAATAATTACAGCACTAATATTCCCTTGTCTTCTACAAGTCAGTACTATTCTTTTAATATTAATCAACAAAGCCAAGGGGGTTTGGTTGATTTCCAGTGTTCTTCATCCGAGAAAAGTTTCATCAATTTCAGTAACAGTGCTAAAGATAATTTCCAACAACTTCAACATCCGGGATTCGTCTCAAATGCTGGATTTGGGGAAGACCAAAACCCAAGTTTCATGCTTCAGTATGATCAAGATCAAATGATCAGTACACTAATTAGTGATCTTGATCAAAAGGGAAGTGGGGTTCTGGAAAACAGTGGATTATACAATGATTTTGAAGAAGTTAAGCCGGTGACTAGCAGCAACTTTTTGTTGAATGATGACATTCATGGAAGAGGGAGCATGTACTACTACTGATGAAAATGAATCAAGTACAATCAGAAAGATTTGAGGAGGGAATGGCATGATTCGGATGCAATATTATTTTCAGTTTCGGCGTTGTGATGTAGAatgaacattaaaaaaaattaaagaaaaacaatCCACCCATAAATGACAGTACATAGTAAAAGCTAGCTTCTTCCTTTTGTTCATTTCTTTTAGGAAAGTTTATGGGGTTTTTTTTATATGTCTTTGTACCAATTTCTGCGTCAGAAATTCAATTCACGAAGCCATGCGATTCGATTTCAAGATTTTTTTTGAGGAACAAACATtgtttcatgaatattaaggaAATAGATTCAGAAGATTGTTGGGCAATTGTGGGTGGTGCGGCAATCTCATAACAAATACAGATTCCAATTGGCTACTAGGTACTGCAGCCTGCCAATAAGACAGAAAAAACATAATCTTGGTTTTATTTCAACAAGGCATTAAATTATCCTGATTAAAATAAGAACCATTTAAAAAATGTTGCAAGAAAAATGCTTCAACAACTGTACGTGCATGTGAATTAAATAGATTACCAGAAAATGATTAAGCCCATGAaaaaattatgataataatacaGACGACTCCCCTATCACGGCAACTTATGCCTACCAATGATTTGTTGTCCTCTGgttgaattttttatatatatggaTATGAATAAACAATTATTCGACTTTTCTTTTCCTAGCTAGGGACCCAATACAGTTGACTTCTAGCCATGCATTAGTGCAAAATGGGACACAGACAGCTAAGGGACGAGTCcatgcacacacacatatatatagatatatgtatatcaatacatatagaCATATCAGATGAAGCACTCCTGTTTCAGATGGTTTTTAATAACAGACACCCAAAAGGATAGAAACTAAGACATGTATGTGTACAGTCTGCGGTTATTGCCTGTAATTATTGTATGGATGTTTTTTCATTGGAAGTGCAAAGAAAGCGGCAGGAATTCAAGATAAACATTCTTTATTGAGAAATCATCCAGCGGTCTAAAAATATATGATCTTATCAATATTCAAGAACCttcaatattcaaatattttattccGAGCATTGTACATTTGTTTGCTGGTAAGGTTCAAGAGAAACGGGATAAAATAAGATAATACTCCCTTCATCCTTGTTCGAAGCTTTTATGTTTGCATGCCAACTTCACTAATGTGTGGTGGAGGTACCCGTGTTTACCGAAAATTTTGAAGTTGAGTTGGTCGGCAGTTGTTTTTCTAGATAAGAAAATACGTAGGCGTGAAAGCTGATTTCCCAAAGTAAAGCAACGAAAAGCCCACATAATTATGAAATCCATATATAATTCAAGTTATCAAACGATGAGGTGGAAAACCTGAAACAGGTGTAGTAGAGTCAGATCACACAGCAGCTGTATTGGCAATAGTTGTAGTGTCAAATGTTTCGATCCAGTAGCCATCAGGATCCTTAATGAATGCTATATCATTAATTTTCCTGAAACGAGTTGTGGTATGTCAATCATGAATGACAAAAATAATGTTATGGGATTGGATCGGATCAAATAAAAATTATGCAAGAACTTCACATGTGTAATACTACAGGAAAAATATCGAAGCTGCCCACTGACGAGCATACATTAAGATAAGAAGCATCTAAGTATTCATGGAAAATCCATATTCTAAAAACAcgatatttttttcatgaactAGACTGAAAAGTTTACCATCATCGTGTCTTTTTACAAACTACACTCCCAAACTTTCAAAGCTTCGCATGCCTTGTGCACATCATCCACTGTGATACCAACGTGTCCTGTAAACATGTTAACACAAGTTAGTATTAATAGCCAGTATAATAAAAGAGTGAGCGCGACAAAAGAGAAGAATGGTATTTTGAAATCAAACATTTGATATACCAAAACCACGAGGTTCTGAGTTTCCATTTTGGTAACCCTTGAAATCAGGACCCGTTTCACTACCCCAGTAGTTACTGCAACAAACTCAGAAAGTTAGATATCATGAGAGAATTGCCTAAACAAAAATACTTCATAATGTAAGAACAAAGATAGCTCTTGCTGTGTTAGCTCAAGTGTAGTTTTATGACAAAAAGTCCAGGCTGTTCGTTCAGTGGGATCACTAGGTGCCGATGATGTTTCCTGAACCACATATGCATGGATAATTTAAAGTGCCAACGGTAAAACTAAGGTCTTCGAATAACCAAAATTGATAAATATAGTCATACACAGACGTCTGAAAGTTATCAATGAAATAACAatcggaaaaaaaaaagattgctTCATGATATGGATAGCAAAATTTCATCCAGTGTCTTAATAATTATACCTCGTACCCCATAAAGTATAAGGTAATTAATTCATCTCTGGAAAATCCAACCTCTTAAGCAAACTGTAACCAACAAAATAATTACTTAAAACCAAGTTCCGTTCACTCAGTCCATGATTTCAACAAGTTTGATGACCAAATCACATGGCAAATATAAACCATCAAACAATGTGACGGCCACTCAGAAAATCATTATTACATTGCCTAAATTTAGGAGGAAATATAGATGTAAAACTCAACCAGTATAAAAATGACACAATTGGTCATTGAAAATGATTATCCAGTTATCCGCCTAATATCAGAATCAGTTAGTAACTAAATAGTTCCTCAATTAGGAACAAGAAAGATGCTACGGTATATATTATAGACAGGTTACTTCCCATCAGCCAAACTTTTGGGAAAAGTGATTCAAAACATTGTATCAGGGCCAATTTTTGGAAGAAGCGATTTACGTCAATCATATCAGGGGCAAGGGTCAAAAACTCAACACCATTTATTTTCATCAAagtggtttttttaaaaagttcattaaagtggtttttttaaaaagttcattaaaGTGGTTTCACATAGACTTTGTTGTCTAATTCTCAACCCACAAAACATGTATGTTGATTTCAAGCATGGATTTTTTCTGAGCTGCCGTTTATATGTGAGTTTAAGTAGAAATATCACTGTCGGGGGCCCTTCTCCaataagttcaagcttttagaaaaatgattttctgCAAAAGAGCACTAACGCCGTAGGCAGCTAAATAAGAAGCAAAAAGCTCAATATCTTCGAGATCACAGTCTTCTAAAGCATTTCAGGCTACTACTGTAATAAAGAGAGCGATgccagaaaatataaataaataaaagaagtaTGAATAGGATTGACTGAAAATCTATAAGAACTATACATGCGTGAGTAACGAAATGAGAGAATTGAACAAATGATTCGGTAAGATGCAATTATCAAATACATGTTGAGATCCAGCATATATAACAGGAGCAACTGGGATCAAAATTATTCCTGAAGAATGCAAGCACACTCGCGACAATCCCGTTACTCAAGAGTAGAAATCGAGACTGACTTTTGGGTCCTTGACACGAAGCATCTGAACGAAAAAACACACTTGCATCAGCAAGATGCTCTAAACGAGAATTCTTATTCGCAACTAGCATAAAGGAATCAAATAAACACTCAAAAGTGGAAACGATTATGAAATAAGATATTCCAATTATATTTAGCatcaaatgacaatgttgaatTAGACAACGTGAATGTATAAGAACTATGCAAAAATGTGGTGTCTAGGAAAATTATAGCATTTGGACACAATGATGAGATGCGTAAAACTAACCACAAAAATCAAAGACAGTAGTTTAATTTGAGATACAGCCTGCCAACAATTTCAGTTTATAACCATAGCAAGTAAACATAAGTCGTAGAAAATCTTACAGTTCGCAGCAAGAAATAACATTTCGTGGCATCATCAAGAACGGTATGGAGACCTGGGTTGTTGGAGTATGACTCCTTGGACGCCATTGCCCTGGTAGTAGATAAAGTTCTTCTGGGTTGGAAAAAAAACCACAGAAAAACAGAAGGAAAAAATGGAACCCaagaatatttatatttattgtaatatatttttataatataattttatcataatattaaaatatatttaactgtatatatgatttatttgttgagttgtgaatttattaatatataatattattatatcgaTAAGCCTTGTCCTCTAACTCTAtccattttataatattttaaaataaattattaagatttttaaaaataattaggtCATTGTAAgttttatattcaaaataatttcgatgtctatttttatattcaaattcaataatattttatttttttttctcaacCGTTTGATGATTTGTTTATATTCCTCTCCATTTTTGTTCCTTGtatgaaaatttgttttattcaaatatttttaagagCTCGTATTTAAAATTGGACTAGATATAAGTAGAGGTGAGCAAGATTTCGGTTAAACCGAATTAACTGACCGAACCGAGCCAATTCGAAAATTTGGTTCGGTTATTTCAGAAAttcaattttcaattttaaaaaaatcggttATATTggttaattcggttcggttatggttttcaaaattttgaaatcggttaaccgaattaaccgatataataaatactattatttaataagtttttattatttatcaatttatatatatatattttaatttttattttaaaaatcgaTATAATATGTATTAATTGTGTTCAAACAAAACTTATACATTTGTGATGTGTGTGATTTTATATTATATGCATTTTTGTAGACTGTAGTGTTCAAGAAAAATTgcatatataattaaagttaaatcaaattttttttaaaactaatcggttaattcggtcacCGAACGAATTAACCGattttaattcggttcggttttcatcggttatgaaaattaattcggTCAATTCAGTTATGGCTAAATATTTCGGTTCGGTTTGGTTATGACTAATTTGGTTCGGTCGGTAACCGAACCGACCAAATGCTCACCCCTAGATATAAGGGGTTGTGAGTTGctgaaatatattaaaaattatgtcttttatcaaatttttaagATAAATTTAGTCAAACAAGTTTCTTATAGTAAAAATTCACATCATCTTACATGCAATTCTAACATCTATTCAAATAGtaagtctcttatgagacgatcttatagatttatattcattacATTGATTGACTCAATCCATATTTactaagaaaaataatatacttTTGGCATGAAacataatattttctcataGACCGGATCAAGTTGAAGATCTTAATCATAAAACTGACTCGTAAAAGGATCTCATATGAGTTTTTATGTTATTAATATTATGGGAGTACAAATAGAGAGTCGAGTTCAAGCTATTTTAAAGATATTATCTTAATAGttgattttattaataatattttattatattaacgTTATCAACATTAGCATTACCA
Protein-coding sequences here:
- the LOC142519652 gene encoding transcription factor RAX1-like, which codes for MRRKPQSKNKFRQRNMGRAPCCDKANVKKGPWSPEEDAKLKDFIEKSGTGGNWIALPQKAGLKRCGKSCRLRWLNYLRPNIKHGEFSDEEDKIICTLYSSLGSRWSVIAAQLPGRTDNDIKNYWNTKLKKKLMLGIVPSKSSPFSGTLQALIPQSPSLRNLSELFRDCTSIYTTEVSKSLPNTVPIPDPPNNYSTNIPLSSTSQYYSFNINQQSQGGLVDFQCSSSEKSFINFSNSAKDNFQQLQHPGFVSNAGFGEDQNPSFMLQYDQDQMISTLISDLDQKGSGVLENSGLYNDFEEVKPVTSSNFLLNDDIHGRGSMYYY